One genomic segment of Novosphingobium sp. RL4 includes these proteins:
- a CDS encoding SDR family NAD(P)-dependent oxidoreductase, protein MTEVAGRTAFITGGGSGVALGQAKVFAKAGCKVAIADIRQDHLDEAMAFFAGTGAQVMPVHLDITDREAYRRAADAVEARLGPVELLFNTAGVSHFGTIQDATFDDWDWQIDVNLRGVINGVRTFLPRMIERGNGGHIVNTASMSAFVALKGTGIYCTTKMAVRGLTESLALDLEGTGIGVSLLCPGAVNTNIHEALLTRPAHLSDTGYYQAGPEMFGHLKKVIEVGMEPETLAAHVLDGVRENRLYILPYAEFRGTLEDIHARVMDSLARPEDDPDYRRRVAHGVPGGEKKEEQAA, encoded by the coding sequence ATGACAGAAGTGGCAGGACGCACGGCATTCATCACCGGCGGCGGCTCGGGCGTCGCGCTCGGCCAGGCCAAGGTCTTCGCGAAGGCGGGCTGCAAGGTCGCCATCGCCGATATCCGGCAGGACCATCTCGACGAAGCCATGGCCTTCTTCGCCGGCACCGGCGCGCAGGTCATGCCGGTCCATCTCGACATTACCGACCGCGAGGCATATCGCCGCGCCGCCGATGCGGTGGAGGCCCGGCTGGGCCCGGTGGAACTGCTGTTCAACACCGCCGGCGTCTCTCACTTCGGCACGATCCAGGACGCCACCTTCGATGACTGGGACTGGCAGATCGACGTCAACCTGCGCGGCGTCATCAACGGCGTGCGCACTTTCCTGCCGCGCATGATCGAACGCGGAAACGGCGGGCACATCGTCAACACCGCATCGATGTCCGCCTTCGTGGCGCTCAAGGGCACCGGCATCTACTGCACCACCAAGATGGCGGTGCGCGGGCTGACCGAGTCGCTGGCGCTCGACCTCGAAGGCACCGGCATCGGCGTCTCGCTGCTGTGCCCGGGCGCGGTGAACACCAATATCCACGAGGCCCTGCTGACCCGCCCCGCCCACCTTTCCGATACCGGCTACTATCAGGCCGGGCCGGAAATGTTCGGCCATCTCAAGAAAGTGATCGAAGTGGGCATGGAGCCCGAAACGCTTGCCGCCCATGTCCTCGACGGCGTGCGCGAGAACCGGCTCTATATCCTGCCCTATGCGGAATTCCGCGGCACGCTGGAGGACATCCACGCCCGCGTCATGGATTCGCTGGCCCGGCCGGAGGACGATCCCGACTACAGACGGCGCGTTGCTCACGGCGTTCCCGGCGGCGAGAAGAAAGAGGAGCAGGCGGCATGA
- a CDS encoding 3-keto-5-aminohexanoate cleavage protein, with the protein MAQKVYITCAVTGSSPMPSHPNFPFRPDHVAAEALAAAAAGASIIHVHVRDGQTGEPSQALEDYREVVGLIREKNREVILNVTTGPGCTWMQSDEDPSVCGEGTLMFTAERRLEHILDLRPDMCTLDICTMQLWGGVAINLDPMITRMGHMIQEAGVLPEIECFEAGDFVFADDLMAKGAIPKNVPFSFVLGTKYGLPATPEAMLYSANQIPRGAAFTGFGVSRHSYPMAAQSVLLGGHVRVGFEDTIFLRKGRMAPDNAAHVNWAVELIERMGAEVSSAGETRDLLGLENHAYA; encoded by the coding sequence TTGGCGCAGAAAGTCTACATTACTTGCGCGGTGACAGGCAGTTCGCCGATGCCCAGCCATCCCAACTTCCCGTTCCGCCCGGATCACGTCGCGGCGGAAGCGCTGGCGGCGGCCGCGGCCGGTGCCTCGATCATCCACGTCCACGTCCGCGACGGCCAGACCGGCGAGCCTTCGCAAGCGCTGGAGGACTACCGCGAGGTGGTGGGCCTGATTCGGGAAAAGAACCGCGAGGTCATCCTCAACGTCACCACCGGGCCGGGCTGCACCTGGATGCAGAGCGACGAGGACCCCTCGGTCTGCGGCGAAGGCACGCTGATGTTCACTGCCGAGCGCCGGCTGGAGCACATCCTCGACCTCAGGCCCGACATGTGCACGCTCGACATCTGCACGATGCAGCTCTGGGGCGGGGTTGCCATCAACCTCGATCCGATGATCACCCGCATGGGCCACATGATCCAGGAAGCGGGCGTGCTGCCGGAAATCGAATGCTTCGAGGCGGGCGATTTCGTCTTCGCGGACGATCTCATGGCCAAGGGCGCGATCCCGAAGAACGTGCCGTTCTCCTTCGTTCTGGGCACCAAGTACGGCCTTCCGGCCACGCCCGAGGCGATGCTCTATTCCGCCAACCAGATCCCGCGCGGCGCGGCGTTCACCGGCTTCGGCGTCAGCCGCCATTCCTATCCGATGGCGGCGCAGTCCGTCCTGCTGGGCGGCCATGTCCGCGTCGGGTTCGAGGATACGATCTTCCTGCGCAAGGGCCGCATGGCGCCCGACAACGCCGCCCACGTCAACTGGGCCGTCGAACTGATCGAGCGCATGGGCGCCGAAGTGTCGAGCGCGGGCGAAACGCGCGACCTGCTCGGACTGGAGAACCACGCCTACGCCTAG
- a CDS encoding helix-turn-helix transcriptional regulator: MPSEVGLPNGERRRAKGLRREEVAALAGMSVTWYTWFEQGREIQLSAPMIERLGRTLRLSDTEREYLFALAQHRPPPLVSRLDEDIRPGTQHLLDSLSIPALVIVEDWTVVGWNRLVSVAFRDYAPLARSERNLFKILMLNERYQGDPEFFREMGQRLTARFKWDYSQTAQPEIFDEIIAELTERSALFRESWARSEIRSHFEGINSSFFPEIGEIWFRHTSYAIEEVPSQRLIVFAPNEERDAMLLERLRGLRPELGPLEAAVR; the protein is encoded by the coding sequence ATGCCCAGCGAAGTGGGCCTGCCCAATGGCGAGCGCCGACGCGCCAAGGGCCTGCGCCGCGAGGAAGTCGCCGCGCTCGCGGGGATGAGCGTCACTTGGTACACCTGGTTCGAGCAGGGGCGCGAAATCCAGCTCTCCGCCCCGATGATCGAGCGGCTGGGGCGCACCTTGCGGCTTTCCGATACCGAGCGGGAATATCTCTTCGCGCTGGCGCAGCACCGCCCGCCGCCGCTGGTCTCCCGGCTGGACGAGGATATCCGCCCCGGCACGCAGCACTTGCTGGACAGCCTCTCGATCCCGGCGCTGGTGATCGTCGAGGACTGGACGGTGGTGGGCTGGAACCGGCTCGTCTCGGTGGCTTTCCGCGATTACGCGCCGCTCGCGCGGAGCGAGCGGAACCTGTTCAAGATCCTCATGCTCAATGAGCGCTATCAGGGCGATCCCGAATTCTTCCGCGAAATGGGCCAGCGCCTGACCGCGCGCTTCAAGTGGGATTACAGCCAGACCGCGCAGCCCGAGATATTCGACGAGATCATCGCCGAACTCACCGAACGTTCGGCGCTGTTCCGCGAAAGCTGGGCGCGCAGCGAGATCCGTTCCCATTTCGAGGGGATCAATTCCAGCTTCTTCCCCGAGATCGGCGAAATCTGGTTCCGCCATACCTCCTACGCCATCGAGGAAGTGCCCAGCCAGCGGCTGATCGTATTCGCGCCCAACGAGGAACGCGACGCCATGCTGCTGGAGCGGCTGCGCGGGCTCAGGCCGGAGCTTGGCCCTCTCGAAGCGGCCGTGCGGTGA
- a CDS encoding MFS transporter, whose translation MTEVPAETSADPRAVAMMVAFVMFLSILEATVIATALPDMARDFGVAPSGMGIGITAYLLVSTAFLPLSSWAAQRLGPRRVLTGSVLGFGLASLLCALSTGLAFFVAARALQALCSSLMTPVGNLVLLRVTPKHRLVEMLAISTTPALIAPVIGPPLGGLLTETLGWQSIFLINLPLTLIGALLTRKLIPRIAPRPAPFDPLGFALVAIALALLIYGFDRLGAHPGAALLPAAMIACGSAAALLAFRYLRARPDGLVPLTALRHTTFRSIAFGAGMLMRIPHMGQALVLPLYFQLAFGMSPGLAGLLLLANNLGDLALKPVVGRVIRASGFRMALSAGTAMMMASLAAIAAFTAQMSPWLMAAAMLLVGMARSVPFTGMVSLAFADVAQEELPGAIVLNSIGNALSAAIGISLGALFLNLRIFTPDSAEGPYRLALVALALIGMGAVPLFARLPAEAGARITARPLREGQAPA comes from the coding sequence ATGACCGAAGTTCCGGCCGAGACTTCGGCCGATCCGCGCGCGGTGGCCATGATGGTCGCCTTCGTGATGTTCCTCTCGATCCTCGAAGCGACGGTGATCGCCACCGCCTTGCCCGACATGGCGCGCGATTTCGGCGTGGCGCCCAGCGGAATGGGCATAGGCATCACCGCCTACCTGCTGGTTTCCACCGCGTTCCTGCCGCTCAGCAGCTGGGCGGCCCAGCGCCTTGGCCCGCGCCGGGTGCTGACCGGCTCGGTGCTGGGTTTCGGCCTCGCCTCGCTGCTCTGTGCGCTGAGCACGGGTCTGGCGTTCTTCGTGGCGGCCCGCGCGCTGCAGGCGCTCTGCTCCAGCCTGATGACGCCGGTGGGCAACCTCGTGCTGCTGCGGGTGACGCCCAAGCACCGCCTGGTGGAAATGCTGGCGATCAGCACCACGCCCGCGCTGATCGCCCCGGTCATCGGCCCGCCGCTGGGCGGGCTGCTGACCGAAACGCTCGGCTGGCAGTCGATCTTCCTCATCAACCTGCCGCTCACCCTGATCGGCGCGCTGCTGACCCGCAAGCTGATCCCCCGCATCGCGCCCCGGCCCGCCCCGTTCGACCCGCTGGGCTTCGCGCTGGTCGCGATAGCGCTGGCCCTGCTGATCTACGGCTTCGACCGGCTCGGCGCCCATCCCGGCGCGGCATTGCTTCCCGCCGCGATGATCGCCTGCGGCAGCGCCGCGGCGCTGCTCGCCTTCCGCTACCTGCGCGCAAGGCCGGACGGACTGGTGCCGCTCACCGCCCTGCGCCACACGACCTTCCGCTCGATCGCGTTCGGTGCGGGCATGTTGATGCGCATCCCCCACATGGGCCAGGCGCTGGTCCTGCCGCTCTATTTCCAGCTCGCGTTCGGCATGTCCCCGGGGCTTGCCGGGCTCCTGCTGCTGGCCAACAACCTCGGCGATCTCGCGCTCAAGCCGGTGGTGGGCCGCGTGATCCGGGCGAGCGGCTTTCGCATGGCGCTTTCGGCGGGCACCGCGATGATGATGGCCTCGCTCGCGGCTATCGCAGCCTTCACGGCGCAGATGTCGCCATGGCTGATGGCCGCCGCGATGCTGCTGGTGGGCATGGCGCGGTCCGTGCCCTTCACCGGCATGGTCTCGCTCGCCTTCGCGGACGTGGCGCAGGAGGAACTGCCCGGCGCCATCGTGCTCAACAGCATCGGCAACGCACTTTCGGCCGCCATCGGCATCTCGCTGGGAGCCTTGTTCCTGAACCTGCGGATATTCACGCCGGACAGCGCGGAAGGGCCCTATCGCCTGGCCCTGGTGGCACTTGCCCTGATCGGCATGGGCGCGGTTCCCCTGTTCGCCCGGCTGCCCGCCGAAGCGGGCGCGCGCATCACCGCACGGCCGCTTCGAGAGGGCCAAGCTCCGGCCTGA
- a CDS encoding CmcJ/NvfI family oxidoreductase, with amino-acid sequence MTDSATRSRPGAQVETTIDYLLPTSRINRRFWAPGKEFNTGVYQPYPVTIRNARLAERPFTLDEHGFCISRHETAVQDFADPRQLAAYPEEVAHAARALTGCDYVFCMGGQLRSPIIAGEGYQPPAAEAHVDFNSRSAHKIAAALYEKGRPDGPGYDRFIAFSLWRTFSPPPQDWPLALCEGPSVGDEDSVANIKVDVDEIPQGDALYAPIEGEEDMVAATIFRHSPGHRWWYFPDMTRDEVIFIKFHDSDHDRAWRAPHTAFHDTSRPDAHVRESYEFRAIAYFEKPR; translated from the coding sequence ATGACCGATTCAGCCACGCGCAGCCGCCCCGGCGCGCAAGTAGAGACCACGATAGATTACCTGCTGCCCACCTCGCGCATCAACCGGCGCTTCTGGGCGCCGGGCAAGGAGTTCAACACCGGCGTCTACCAGCCCTATCCGGTAACGATCCGCAACGCCCGGCTGGCCGAGCGTCCGTTCACGCTCGATGAGCACGGCTTCTGCATTTCCCGCCATGAAACCGCCGTGCAGGACTTTGCCGACCCGCGGCAGCTCGCCGCCTATCCCGAGGAAGTGGCCCACGCCGCCAGGGCCCTGACCGGGTGCGACTACGTGTTCTGCATGGGCGGGCAGCTGCGCTCGCCGATCATCGCGGGCGAAGGCTACCAGCCGCCCGCCGCCGAGGCCCATGTCGACTTCAACTCGCGCTCGGCCCACAAGATCGCCGCCGCCCTTTACGAAAAAGGCCGCCCGGACGGGCCGGGATATGACCGTTTCATCGCCTTCAGCCTGTGGCGCACGTTCTCCCCTCCGCCGCAGGACTGGCCGCTGGCGCTTTGCGAAGGGCCGTCGGTGGGAGACGAGGACAGCGTGGCCAACATCAAGGTGGACGTGGACGAGATCCCGCAAGGCGATGCGCTCTACGCCCCGATCGAGGGCGAGGAGGACATGGTTGCCGCCACGATCTTCCGGCACAGCCCCGGCCATCGCTGGTGGTATTTCCCGGACATGACGCGGGACGAGGTGATCTTCATCAAGTTCCACGACAGCGACCACGACCGCGCCTGGCGCGCGCCGCACACCGCCTTCCACGACACCAGCCGCCCGGATGCACACGTGCGTGAAAGCTACGAATTCCGCGCCATCGCCTACTTCGAAAAGCCGCGATGA
- a CDS encoding acyl-CoA thioesterase — translation MAPFLTREHRIEWGQCDPAGIVFAPRFIDMFAESTILLFEAAGLPRKRDMLAELGVAGFPLVDLSARFGFPASYGDVVTIEADAPEFGNSSFTIAHRIRLGERICVEGTEKRVWTVPAPDRPGGLQSARVPDAVRNRFLR, via the coding sequence ATGGCGCCCTTCCTCACGCGCGAGCATCGCATCGAATGGGGCCAGTGCGATCCGGCCGGGATCGTCTTCGCCCCCCGTTTCATCGACATGTTCGCCGAAAGCACGATCCTGCTGTTCGAAGCGGCCGGACTGCCCCGAAAGCGCGACATGCTCGCCGAGCTGGGCGTCGCCGGCTTTCCGCTGGTGGACCTGTCCGCCCGCTTCGGCTTTCCGGCGAGCTACGGCGACGTCGTGACCATCGAGGCCGACGCGCCGGAGTTCGGAAACAGCAGCTTCACTATCGCCCACCGCATCCGGCTGGGGGAGCGGATCTGCGTGGAAGGCACCGAGAAGCGCGTCTGGACCGTGCCCGCGCCGGACCGGCCCGGCGGCCTCCAGTCCGCGCGCGTACCCGACGCCGTCAGGAACCGCTTCCTGCGCTGA
- a CDS encoding glutathione S-transferase family protein — MLELLTSETPNGWKTTIMLEELGVPYRLRAISLTDREQKEDWYVRLNPNGRIPTLIDHDVETENGGFAVFESGAILIYLAEKFGRFLPADVAGRSRVIQWVMWQMSGLGPMMGQATVFNRYFEEKLPAVIDRYTRESRRLFEVMDARLATGEYLAGDYSIADIACFPWVRGHDWACIDMEGLPHLRRWFGTVGARPAVQRGLMLPQPPSAEEMAEKTTRQGKNILA; from the coding sequence TTGCTCGAACTGCTGACTTCGGAAACGCCCAACGGCTGGAAGACCACGATCATGCTGGAGGAGCTCGGCGTGCCTTACAGGCTGCGCGCGATCTCGCTCACCGATCGGGAGCAGAAGGAGGACTGGTATGTCCGCCTCAACCCCAACGGCCGCATCCCGACTTTGATCGACCACGATGTGGAGACCGAAAACGGCGGCTTTGCGGTGTTCGAATCCGGTGCGATCCTGATCTACCTCGCCGAGAAATTCGGCCGCTTCCTGCCTGCCGACGTGGCCGGGCGCAGCCGCGTGATCCAGTGGGTCATGTGGCAGATGTCCGGGCTCGGCCCGATGATGGGGCAGGCCACGGTGTTCAACCGCTACTTCGAGGAGAAGCTGCCCGCCGTGATAGACCGCTACACGCGCGAAAGCCGCCGCCTCTTCGAAGTGATGGATGCGCGCCTGGCGACCGGCGAATACCTCGCCGGGGACTATTCGATCGCCGATATCGCCTGCTTCCCGTGGGTTCGCGGGCATGACTGGGCCTGCATCGACATGGAGGGCCTGCCGCATCTCCGGCGCTGGTTCGGCACCGTCGGCGCGCGCCCCGCGGTGCAGCGCGGCCTCATGCTGCCCCAGCCGCCATCCGCCGAGGAAATGGCCGAGAAGACGACCCGGCAGGGCAAGAACATCCTGGCCTGA
- a CDS encoding glutathione S-transferase family protein — MLTLYSFGPAANSLKPLLALYEKGLEFTPRFVDPTRFEHHEDWFKKINPRGQVPALDHDGHIITESTVICEYLEDAFPDAPKLRPTDPVQIAEMRVWTKWVDEYFCWCVSTLGWERGIGPMARALSDEEFEAKVARIPIPEQRTKWRTARAGFPRDVLEEEMRKIRVSVDRVEKRLSESTWLVGEQFTLADVCNFAIANGMQNSFADIVNREATPHLVGWIDRINDRPGCQKMFANSKSEFGDRGRKVTV, encoded by the coding sequence ATGTTGACGCTCTACAGCTTTGGCCCTGCGGCCAATTCGCTCAAGCCGCTGCTCGCGCTCTATGAAAAGGGGCTGGAATTCACCCCGCGCTTCGTCGATCCCACGCGGTTCGAGCATCACGAGGACTGGTTCAAGAAGATCAATCCGCGCGGACAGGTGCCCGCGCTTGACCATGACGGCCACATCATCACCGAATCGACGGTGATCTGCGAATACCTCGAAGATGCCTTCCCCGATGCGCCCAAGCTGCGCCCGACCGACCCCGTGCAGATCGCCGAGATGCGCGTGTGGACCAAGTGGGTGGACGAATATTTCTGCTGGTGCGTCTCCACGCTGGGGTGGGAGCGCGGCATCGGGCCGATGGCCCGCGCGCTTTCGGACGAGGAGTTCGAGGCCAAGGTCGCCCGCATCCCGATCCCCGAGCAGCGCACCAAGTGGCGCACCGCCCGTGCCGGCTTCCCCAGGGACGTGCTGGAAGAGGAAATGCGCAAAATCCGCGTCTCGGTGGACCGTGTCGAAAAGCGGCTTTCCGAAAGCACCTGGCTGGTGGGCGAGCAATTCACGCTGGCGGACGTGTGCAACTTCGCCATCGCCAACGGCATGCAGAACAGCTTCGCGGATATCGTGAACCGCGAGGCGACGCCGCATCTGGTGGGCTGGATCGATCGCATCAACGACCGCCCCGGCTGCCAGAAGATGTTCGCCAATTCGAAAAGCGAATTCGGCGATCGCGGCCGCAAGGTCACGGTCTGA
- a CDS encoding beta-etherase encodes MARDNRITLYDLQLASGCTISPFVWRTRYALAHKGFDVDLVPGGFTGIAERTGGRSERVPVIVDDGEWVLDSWKIAEYLDEKYPDRPMLFEGPSMKELTRFLDAWLWKTAIGPWFSCYILDYHNLSLPQDHAYVRHSRETMFLGGRKLEDVQAGREDRLPLVPPTLEPFRKLLRDTPWLGGEKPNFADYTALAVFLWTASVATTPPLTGDDPLRDWLDRGFDLFGGLGRHPAMHTLFGLRLRPGDPEPFESGGAGIEVAPVNRGAAPQVEPAD; translated from the coding sequence ATGGCCAGGGACAACCGCATCACGCTCTACGATCTGCAGCTCGCTTCGGGCTGCACGATCAGTCCCTTCGTGTGGCGCACCAGGTATGCGCTGGCGCACAAGGGTTTCGACGTGGACCTCGTGCCCGGCGGCTTCACCGGCATCGCCGAGCGGACCGGCGGGCGCAGCGAGCGCGTGCCGGTGATCGTCGATGACGGCGAATGGGTGCTCGATAGCTGGAAGATCGCGGAATATCTCGACGAGAAATACCCCGACCGGCCCATGCTGTTCGAGGGGCCTTCGATGAAGGAACTGACCAGGTTCCTCGACGCCTGGCTCTGGAAGACGGCGATCGGGCCGTGGTTCTCGTGCTACATCCTCGATTACCACAACCTGTCGCTGCCGCAGGACCACGCCTATGTCCGGCACTCGCGCGAGACGATGTTCCTTGGCGGGCGCAAGCTGGAGGACGTGCAGGCCGGGCGCGAGGACCGGCTGCCGCTGGTGCCGCCCACGCTCGAACCCTTCCGCAAGCTGCTGCGCGATACGCCGTGGCTGGGCGGGGAAAAGCCCAACTTCGCCGATTATACGGCGCTGGCGGTGTTCCTCTGGACGGCCTCTGTCGCCACCACCCCGCCGCTGACCGGGGACGATCCCCTGCGCGACTGGCTGGACCGGGGCTTCGACCTCTTCGGCGGGCTGGGCCGTCATCCCGCCATGCACACGCTGTTCGGGCTCCGGCTGCGGCCGGGCGACCCGGAACCCTTCGAATCCGGCGGCGCGGGGATAGAGGTGGCGCCGGTCAATCGCGGCGCCGCGCCGCAGGTCGAACCCGCCGATTGA
- a CDS encoding glutathione S-transferase family protein, translated as MYHIPGCPFSERVELLLDLKGLSGLMADHEIDISLARPDWLLAKTRGTTALPALELENGETLKESMVIMRYFEDRFPEVPVARADPFEHAVEAMLCATDGQFTGAGYRMILNRDAAKREEHRAEVDAQYTRLDDFLRHYAPDGNYLFDRFGWAEVAFAPMFKRLWFLEYYEAYEVPQHLSRVLRWREACLSHPVVQRRHGHRELMTLYYDYAQGGGNGRLPEGRAVSSFTLDPAWNTRPMPPRDKWGPPATDAELGLIAA; from the coding sequence ATGTACCACATACCGGGCTGCCCCTTTTCCGAACGGGTCGAGCTGCTGCTGGATCTCAAGGGGCTGTCAGGGCTCATGGCGGATCACGAGATCGACATTTCGCTGGCCCGGCCCGACTGGCTTCTTGCCAAGACGCGGGGAACCACCGCGCTTCCGGCGCTGGAACTGGAAAACGGCGAGACGCTGAAGGAGAGCATGGTCATCATGCGCTACTTCGAGGATCGCTTTCCCGAAGTGCCGGTGGCGCGGGCCGATCCCTTCGAACATGCGGTGGAGGCGATGCTTTGCGCCACGGACGGGCAGTTCACCGGCGCGGGTTACCGGATGATCCTCAACCGGGATGCGGCCAAGCGCGAAGAGCACCGGGCCGAAGTCGATGCGCAATATACCCGCCTCGACGACTTCCTGCGGCACTATGCACCTGACGGGAACTATCTGTTCGACCGGTTCGGCTGGGCGGAAGTCGCCTTCGCGCCGATGTTCAAGCGGCTGTGGTTCCTCGAATACTACGAGGCCTACGAAGTGCCGCAGCACCTTTCGCGCGTGCTGCGCTGGCGCGAGGCGTGCCTTTCGCACCCGGTCGTGCAGCGCCGCCACGGGCACCGCGAACTGATGACGCTCTATTACGACTATGCGCAGGGCGGCGGGAACGGGCGCCTGCCGGAAGGCCGCGCGGTGTCGAGCTTCACGCTCGATCCCGCCTGGAACACGCGCCCGATGCCCCCGCGCGACAAGTGGGGACCTCCGGCGACCGACGCCGAACTCGGGCTCATCGCGGCCTGA
- a CDS encoding aldehyde dehydrogenase family protein — MKSYPQNYIDGRWTDSRGGRRHSVVNPATEGQASEIVLGTAADVDLAVEAARRAFETFSQTDKQERMALIGKVIEAYKARIPDIAEAIATEMGCPISTASTAQAGSGVAHLGQALASLDAFEFSEKIGDNTVLREPIGVVALITPWNWPMNQIVAKVGPCLAAGCTMILKPSEEAPSSAAIFAEVMEAAGVPAGVFNLVQGDGAEVGTALARHPGIDMISFTGSTRAGIMVAKNAADTVKRVSQELGGKSPNIILEGTPLDVALPGGVGGVLLNSGQSCVAPTRMLVHRSQHDDAAEKVGEMFAAKPVGDPLSEGPHIGPVVNKAQYEKIQGLIQKGIEEGATLVTGGLGRPEGLDKGYYVKPTVFADVTPDMTIAQEEIFGPVLVIMPYDDEADAVRIANDTPYGLGAYIAGDPARAGKLVGKLRAGAVFVNSGGLAFDMPFGGYKQSGNGREFGKFGIEEFLEVKSVIGQYQPVEA, encoded by the coding sequence ATGAAGAGCTATCCGCAGAACTATATCGACGGCCGCTGGACCGACAGCCGGGGCGGCCGCCGTCATTCGGTGGTCAACCCGGCTACCGAGGGGCAGGCGAGCGAGATCGTGCTGGGCACCGCCGCCGACGTGGACCTTGCCGTGGAAGCCGCGCGGCGGGCGTTCGAGACGTTCTCGCAGACCGACAAGCAGGAACGCATGGCGCTGATCGGGAAAGTGATCGAAGCCTACAAGGCCCGCATTCCCGACATTGCGGAGGCTATCGCCACCGAAATGGGCTGCCCGATCTCCACGGCCTCGACCGCGCAGGCGGGATCGGGCGTGGCCCATCTCGGACAGGCGCTGGCTTCGCTCGATGCCTTCGAATTTTCCGAGAAGATCGGCGACAATACGGTGCTGCGCGAGCCGATCGGCGTCGTCGCGCTCATCACGCCGTGGAACTGGCCGATGAACCAGATCGTCGCCAAAGTGGGGCCGTGCCTGGCCGCCGGTTGCACGATGATCCTCAAGCCTAGCGAGGAAGCACCCAGTTCCGCCGCGATCTTCGCCGAAGTGATGGAGGCGGCAGGCGTTCCGGCGGGGGTGTTCAACCTCGTGCAGGGTGACGGCGCGGAAGTGGGCACCGCGCTGGCGCGGCATCCGGGGATCGACATGATCTCCTTCACCGGCTCCACCCGCGCCGGGATCATGGTGGCCAAGAACGCCGCCGATACCGTGAAGCGGGTGTCGCAGGAACTGGGCGGCAAGTCGCCTAACATCATCCTCGAAGGCACGCCGCTGGACGTGGCGCTTCCCGGCGGCGTGGGCGGGGTGCTGCTCAACTCCGGCCAGAGCTGCGTGGCGCCTACGCGCATGCTGGTCCACCGTTCGCAGCATGACGATGCGGCCGAGAAGGTGGGCGAGATGTTCGCCGCCAAGCCGGTTGGCGATCCGCTCAGCGAAGGGCCGCACATCGGCCCGGTGGTGAACAAGGCGCAGTACGAGAAGATCCAGGGCCTGATCCAGAAGGGCATCGAAGAAGGCGCGACGCTGGTGACCGGCGGGCTCGGGCGGCCCGAAGGGCTGGACAAGGGCTATTACGTCAAGCCCACCGTCTTCGCCGACGTGACGCCCGACATGACCATCGCGCAGGAGGAAATCTTCGGCCCGGTGCTGGTCATCATGCCTTATGACGATGAAGCCGACGCGGTGCGCATCGCCAATGACACGCCTTACGGCCTTGGCGCCTATATCGCGGGCGATCCGGCGCGGGCGGGCAAGCTGGTGGGCAAGCTGCGCGCGGGCGCGGTCTTCGTGAATTCCGGGGGCCTTGCTTTCGACATGCCGTTCGGCGGTTACAAGCAGTCCGGCAATGGCCGCGAATTCGGCAAGTTCGGGATCGAGGAGTTCCTCGAGGTCAAGTCGGTCATCGGCCAGTACCAGCCGGTCGAGGCGTGA